The sequence below is a genomic window from Ficedula albicollis isolate OC2 chromosome 2, FicAlb1.5, whole genome shotgun sequence.
TTCTCAAAGCTGGCTTCATTACACCATGATGCCATTCATCCTAAGCTAATTGCCGCTCTGGCACTGCATGACAAGGCTTGATGaaagcagcatggaaaataaACTGGCTAAAAGCAGTGTACTTTCTTTCCTTAGAAGAGTACATGACTACATTTAATGAGAGCTTTCCATTTtccaagttgtttttttctcttcagactCTCATTCTGAGCCTAACAGCTCACACAatgtttatgtttttgtttcaggGATGAAGACAAGTATCACAAccataaaagaagaaagtagAAACAAAAACCTGATGATTTTGTTCATCAGCTGTTCAAAACATAACTTCCACAAGAACTATTGTTATTGCCGTTTCGCCCAAGACAGTAAAGGTGTGCACATAATACTGGTGTTGCACTGCACCTGTGCTGCTTGGAGACAAAAAAGTGCTAAGGTGTGTCAGGATGGAAGCAGTGTATTTCAGATAATGTGTAAATCTGTACCATTTATACATCTGttaataaattatattgatCTTTCATGCATTTGAGTTATTCTGACAAGGctgaagaataaaatttatGAGAGGTTGTACTTACGGGCCTTCCTGGCTTATAGGTAGTGGATATAGAACAGAGCTAATCCCTGGAGTCCAGATCAGTTACAAACAGGGAAGGCATGAAGGGAGCTCTCCCTCCTACCTAACACTGTCACCTGTAGGTCACGTTGCCTACTTACAGCATGTACCAGAGGGCAGATTTCAGAGTTCACTAACAGGATAAAACATCTTCAACTactaaattataaaatatttcaactaCTAAATGGACATTAGCACAAAAGTAAGTGTTCCCAGGCTCATGCTTGAGGAAAATTTGGAGCAATAGAATCTGGCAAAGGGATGAGAATAGCTCTCCACAGAAGCTAGAGGGGAGGCACCAAGGACACTTGGAATATTGCTGAGTACCATATTCAAACATCAGGTGCATTTCCTTCCATCAATAACTAGGAAGACTTCCTATCCTGTGGACTAACATACAGATATTTGTGATAGAGATTGATAAAACAGACTTAAAATGCAGATAGATAATAAGGATGTGCAGTTCTGTTAATTCCTCACACAATCTACTTCAGCAAGGTCAGTCACCATCAGCCAAGCTTCTTGCCTCAACAAAGTAAGCAACTGTAAGAGAACAAGCTTGCAGATCCATCTTTCCTAAAATACTTCTGCTTGATCAATGTGCCAGGAAAGGGCACTCTATGTAGCTCTTGGTTGTGGCCTTCTCAGTCAAAGGGAATCTTTCCAGTTTTACTGCAGCCTATAGTATCCATTTTCATCCCTCAGTTGTTTCTACAATGAAGTGTGATTATCtgtcacaaaatattttgtctagTTTTGACGGATTGAGACTTCTATACCTGCTACAGCAGTCTAACCAAACAACTCTGTGTCAGGTATTCTTTGCCTATGtgacaaatgcaaaatttcctctcagaaaacaaagttatactttaaaacagctttatttAGACAAGTTTatccaaaaatgaaaaaagatacTAATTAGAGGCAAAACAATATGGAACCACTGCAGTCCTTGCATTGATTTTGTCTACCAGCTCAGCCACAGGGTTCTCATTAAGTTCTTTCAGTAGGGCTTGGTAAAACAGTTTAAAGAGAGGATGTCCAGGCAGACAAGGTAGTCCAAGAACCAGCTGTATTTGTGCCAGAGTCAAAATGAAGTCAGAGCTACCAGAAGCATAATGAGAAATGTTCCAATTACAGCTGCCCTGGCTTAACTGAATTCCATATTTTACTTAACAGTCACTTATCAAATGTAGGTAGGAAGCTCGGTAACAAAACAACTTTTGCTCAATATAAGCAGATGAGTGAAGGGGTTGCTGCCTAGTTGTGGTGATCACTATCtgagaggcaggaaaacaaTATAACTGTGTATTCAATTAACATCCTCTGAAGGGCCATCTCAAGAAGaggacaaagaaaaggaaatgccaGAGAAGAGGATCACGTTGTTCTGTGCAAATTATAATACTTTGAACGCAAATTCTTTTCTTGAACTTActtattccttccttttttttccctctctcacctCATGCTGAAGAGTAGGGTTGGTCAATAAAATATGAAGGAGTATGGCAGGAAGTGTCTGATCAGCACCATGCCAGAGTGTTTGTCCCTGGAAAGGAATAAGCCAAGTTTTTTAAATGGCACTTTCACATGGTAAATCCTAGTGTCTTGAACAAGATACAATTTAGGGTTATATGAAATGCAAGCAAAAAGGGTATGAttaagaaaaactaaaaacttattaaaaacTGTCAATCTGATAACTAATGATGAAACAGTTCATTTGTATGCTCTTGTTTTAGAGCTCCCATGATCTTGGAACTGGTGGCAATCTCAGACAGTGTATGGAGTTTGTGTGGCAgtgatttttggggggaggtGGGGGCCACAGTGGTGCTTTCTATGAGCTTCTGAGAGAAGCTTCCCCCATGTTCACCAGAGCCAATGCCAGACAGCTCCAGGACAGGCtagctgctggccagggctgagcccagcagcaatGGTGGCAGTTCCTCTGAGGTTGTGTCAGCCCACCATGCACACAAAGAACAATTCCAGAGAGATGGTAGAAACAGTTAAGTGTCTGTATGCAAACATGCTATGCAGGCAGCACGTGGAGGACAAGCTTTTTACAGACCTTTTTAAATTGGTGTATTTCATGTGACCTATGTGTGACTATGGATACAATGAGAGAACTCCATCTCTCTCTCTGGTTTATTACCTATGTTAAATcaaaaacagcacaaaagaTGCTGCTGGTTCCAGGAGCAGTAATATGCAGATGTTACAAGCCTGTCTATAACAGCTTCCTACAAGGAAAATTACATCACCATATAGAGACTTCCATATTTCAGAGAAAGATGGATAAATAGCAATTTAACAGTGCAAATTATGAAGTTGACAAAAAATAACTCTGTATACTTTTGATACAATCTTAGTCAATCCTTACTCCAGTCATCATGGCTACGCCCTAAAGAAGATGGACTATTCACCTGAAATTAAAGGCTTATGGAGAACCCTGAGGCAACTGGTACTTTAAAATTCCTTGCACAGATTTTTACTTACGCTTGTTCTTTAATTCCTAGGAGGAATGCTTTAGTTTCTGCCTTACTGAGGTAACTGGTACATTAAAATTCCTTGCACAGATTTTTACTTACGCTTGTTCTTTAATTCCTAGGAGGAATGCTTTAGTTTCTGCCTTTGATAACTCTCCATCAATACTGGCCAAATACAAATAAAGGAATGAGAACGTTTCGAAGGGAATTCGAGCAGCTCCGCCTTCTGGGTCTCTTGTTAGGATCTCACAGGCCTGTTTCATTGAACTCAGTAAGGACTGCAGGGGATTCCAGcaagaaatgaaaggaaaagtatCAGAGCCATGAACATCCTTGCATACCATGACAAAATCCACACTGTAAGCTATTAAAGGGGAGTGTAAATGAGATGAAGGTGTTCTCATTGTTGCCTAGATTTAAACTCCAAACTTACTCTAGTGCAGGTCCAAGGATGGAAACAATAATGTAGTTCTACTAGTGTCAGGAGTAAAATAATACCAGAATCTTGTGATGGTTAAAGACTGCATAGGGCAATTTGAGCTCTCTCTCCATAAGGACCAAATTGCTCTGTTCTGCTACTGGAAAAGCTCCAACATCACTGTATCTAGTAGAAgatctttttgtgtgtgtgtatactACCTCAATGGTTCTAAAGAAATTCTCAGCAGCAGTTAAGACAGACAAATCTATAACCCCTAGAAAATGAATACCGATTTGGAGATTTTAttatgatatgatatgatattaTTTTTAGATTATATTTTGGCTGATATTTACTGTTTCTCCTATCTCTATGGAAGTTCCATTTTTATAGATAGTAGAAGAAGCACTGAggcaaaaagcatttaaagaatatttcagtttagtCAAAGGCCAGTAACATCCAAGTTACCTTTAAAAAACATGCCTCAAACTACTAGTTCCAAATATACTTTgaaaaaatccttcctttaATATGGTGTTGATAATCCAATGTCCTATGCATGCTGAGCTATATGGGAAAAAGTGTGGAAAAAATCAGCATTGAGTTTCATTCAGTCAAAGATTGGATGccattaaagaaacaaataaaaccacacacaagataaaagcacaaaaccaaacccacacaGCCTTTCTTCAACCAAAgtcttaatatttttcactgcaactttttcaaaatttactCTTACATTTTCATTAACAAGTAAGCAATGTCTATGTAAAAAGACAGTATTTCCTAACAGTAGAATAGCAAtacttaaaataaacacagcatCTGTTTAAGAACACAGGCCAGAGAAGTGTCATCTTACAATCCTTTAACAGTTTTACTTAATTTATCTCCTCTCCTAGGAGGCGTCTCAGGGAAAAGAGAGGCAGCTGACTCAATAATGGCAAactttgcattttgcatttggCTACCCCACTACTGTTGCcctttctgctcctgccaccctAAACTGCCACGGTTTCTCCCTCACAATACAGGTAAGTTATTTACATTCATTTTTCCTGACTTTGAAAGACAATTGAACAGGCTACTTGTGTGGTCATTTCTCCAAGGCTTttgtaaaaatgcatttgtgctTTACAAAAAAAGATTCTTCAGACTGGTGCTATTAATAAGTTCATATTTGTCTTCTCTTGTATCTCAACTGTGACCCTGTTTGACTATGAACACAATTTACAGCTGCAGGAAATTAATGTAAATTTCTTGAGTGTGTGTCTTTCTCTCTGGTTTAGGAAACCAAGGTTTAGGTTTCATTATGTagtactgaaataaaaaaattcacttaATATCCAAAAGGACAGTGAGATGGTGAAATTTAGTCTGTCTAGCTCCATCAGAATGATGTTACTGTGACTCTGGTTTtggatttggtttgtttggggtttttttgtggggagagaggggttgttgttttttaaataagtaatgTTGCTgttactatttttaataaaagagcCCAAACTACAAGATTGTTTTGGGAGGGAGACTGGAAccaagaaatacaaatttgaaataaagacagacagacagacagatagatagacagacatAGACAATTGCACAATTGCATCGCCAGGCCAGGTTAACATTCAGCGCCTTCAGGTACcgcaaaatattattttacatatgttttctttttactacCTCTTCTTCCCTAGTGTGGAAATCATTAGAAGTATTATACTTTATAAGAACATCAGCTTAATGCATTTTATAATCTTTCATTCTTTGAAATGCTCTGCTGAGATTTTATTACTGacattaaaagaattaaatgtaGCTGTAGGAACATTAACTGCTGCTGAGAAAATTTAATTGGTAACACAATCAATTATAAAGTGGTTCTTTAATTTCTCCCTTCAGTTCTCCTTCATGGACATTTACACTGATGCCATCAGTATCATTCCTCCATCATCCCCTCTCACACAGTACGAGCTCCCTGCAAACATGCTTGCTCTTCTACTGCCAGAAACTGAGGACTTAGCCACCCTTCTGGTTAAGTTCCCCAGACCAAAATCTGATGGGCAGAAGTAAACACGCAAGCCACTttgccagctgctgcaaaagCAATCACCattccccaaatccatctgCATTAATTGTTCCATTGTCTATCTTGTATATGGATCCCAGACAACCACTTGTGTTTGGATACCAGGGCTCCTGCTGTGAACATACCCCACCAAGCACGCTGCACCCAAGTGCCAGAAACTTCATCCATTCCACCTCCTCGCCAAAactgcccagctgcaggatagctcccagctgctcctctggcaaGCCCAAATGCTTCCAtttttccctcagctctgcaaCGGTCACCATGCCTTTGGAAGAAAGCTTTGAACAAAATCATGGTAGCACAATAAGAACTTTGAAAACCAGAATGAAATTAAGAACGCAGTTTACccaaaatacttcaaatacTTGACAGTCTCGCTTCCCAACCATCTCCAACACATCAGCATTCCTCAACAGCATTGTGCATTTAATAAAGAGCAGCTTGTACCTGTTTGTGCAAGACCTTAAGGAGTCCTGGGGTCAAACCagcatcttttttctttgctgctaaAGGCATTTCGAGCCTCTCCTTCACAGGAAGGGGTTCACCTTTAGACAAGGCTGAAAAATACCTAAGTGAATGGAAAGAGCAACACACCTCAATGCCCATGGCCATTACAAACTGCACAGAAGTAAATGCTCTTACAGTTCAGTGTAAGAATCTGCACGAAGAAGTGCAGTGTAAGaatccacagcagcagcagcacctggctaTCTGCCTATGTGCACAACTCCCATCTTCCTGTGCCCAGAAACCACAATCTTTAGACTTTACTTGCTCCTTTTTGTGACACTCTAATAATTCTTAAggcatttaaattattttgtgcatGATATATTCAGCTCTTTTGATTCATGAACCTGAGGGTTCATCTGTTTAACATTCCCCTCGTGCACTACCCAAAATGTACATTTGCCTATTCACATTACAACTCTCTCCTCAGCATTTCTGCTATTTCTGTCCACTCCAAAATAAAGTTTAATAGTTGAGCATAAAGGACATTGGATGCACATCCTTTTAATTATAAGGCTGCCACAACCTTAAGGGCCTTAAGTGGCCAGCAATCTGAATTGTGCAaggaaaactgtttttattCAGGTGCATCTAATTTACAAGTTTCTCCACTTGTCCTGCCTCATCTGCCCTGGTCATCTATATCCACGTCCAAGCTACCCCATGCTGTGCAAATAGCTGCTAAAATacacagcaggcagcactcCAGGACTGAATTAGAGTGACTGTGACTGTACAGGCAGAGATGCACAGTAGGTATGTACATGTAACACCCGGGCTGTTTTGCCGGGCTGCCTCTGCTGTCGCCAGCCCCACCTCCCAGCAGGCTCCAGCTACAGCGGCAGCCCCCCCTCACCTCCATCCCATTCCTCAGAAACGCCACATCATTTTAAGGTGGTCCTGCTGGCTTTCTCCAACACTGCAGCGTTAACAGTTGCGCTTCAggttatttgctttttaatggaaagccagactccagcctggctttgttAACAGCCTCCCCTCCCTCGGGTACACGGTACAGACATTTTCCAGTCCTCCCAGATGAGAACATCTCACATATACCTTTCAAGAGCTTGCCCACACAAACCATATACAGACATTTTCCAGTCCCCCCAGATGAGAACATCTCACAGATACCTTTCAAGAGCTTGCCCACACAAACCATAGgacaggaaaaaattacaatGAGCAGTtgaggtaaaagaaaaaaacctagaTGTTAAAGGAGACATATTTAAACATCTAAATCAACTTTATGGCAAGAGATTTATTATGTAGATTATCACTTCAAGGGTGCAATTTTTCAGGCACTTTTcccagaaagaaagaagagaaaccTAACCAAGATTAAGAATTAGAAAGCTAATGtctactttttcctttaaattccaAGAATTGAATCTCagatgagagaagaaaaaccaaaccaaaaggaaaaagagttgGTCTTTCAGATAGAAAAAACTAGtaacaaaaagcaaattaagatacatttttctgtatGGAAATACAGCTATTTCTGAAGTAAGCCATCCCTAAACctcaaggaaacagaaaataaataaaataccacactattttaaaaaggcttACATGCTTCATTAATGCAGAAGTGTATATGCAAAGCACATGCTGATGTAATATTTAAAGCTATGTCCGCTATTcaataaagagaaaagtgaGATTTTGAGGGGCCATACATGCAGCTCTCTGTTGGTAGGTGAACATCGTACTTACGCAGCTGCCCACTGCAAAACATCATAAGGCTGAGTCCTAATAGCAGCTTTAGTAAATTGCTTCAGAATATCAGGAagctcaggagggattttgATTTGCTGAGCACAGAACATAGTTTCTGGAAGAGGCATGGTGCCCAGTCACAAGGAcctgaaagaaatgaaacagcagTTCACAGATGCAGAATGTGAATGAAAAACTGTGTGCACAAGGGAGTGAACAGTGCCtgttcccaaattccctcctgTCCTACTTGATAGCTGGGGCTACTGGGCAGCTGACAGACAGGAAGGGTAAACAGATAAGCCCCACATGGCTCTAAAAGACTTTGTGGCCACACCAAGTAAAGCACTGCAGCTTGGGTACAGCTGGGTGAGGAGAACTACTACTTTAACATGTGACTTCAGAGAGTTTTAACTGACTTTTATCCTCAAACCTACCACAACAAAAATTTATCAAATGGGCAGTCCAGACAAGTCACACCACACATGCCAACATAAAAGGTTTCTACACTGACAAGTCACTGCTGCATGCCAAGGAAAATCTTGGCATTTTTGTACAGATGCCAGAGTATGCAGATGACGAAGTTTCTACCGTGTTTATGTGTCCAAAAATGCTGTAGCAAAAAGTCACTAATTTGTGCTCATGACTTTACATCAAACAATTACAGTGATGAACAAAACATTAATGTGTGCTGCAAGCACACTTTGTTCATACAGCTCTACAGGTGTGTTTGTCTCATTCAGGATGTAACTCGTTTGTTGC
It includes:
- the ROPN1L gene encoding ropporin-1-like protein, translated to MPLPETMFCAQQIKIPPELPDILKQFTKAAIRTQPYDVLQWAAAYFSALSKGEPLPVKERLEMPLAAKKKDAGLTPGLLKVLHKQLSSKGMVTVAELREKWKHLGLPEEQLGAILQLGSFGEEVEWMKFLALGCSVLGGSLLSSMKQACEILTRDPEGGAARIPFETFSFLYLYLASIDGELSKAETKAFLLGIKEQADKHSGMVLIRHFLPYSFIFY